The sequence CAGCCACAGAGCGTCGATCGCTCCCTTCTCGGCGCGCATCCCGTGGACGATCGTGGCCCCCTCAAAGGCAGGACCCGCGGCCGTCGAGCAGGCAATGCCCCAGCCCCGACGTCCAAGGACGATCTCGCCGTTGGTGCCGATGTCGATCGCCAGCGTGAGACACTCGCGACGCAAAAGGTCGGTGGCCAGAATCACCCCCGTCGTATCGCCGCCCACAAAACGCCCAATGGCCGGGAGAAGGTACACCCTCCCCCGCGGATGAATGCGCAGGCCAAGCTCCCGGGCATCGAGCCGGAGGGCCGCCCGGAAGGCGGGCACATAGGGGTACTGGGCCAGGAACCGAGCGTCTACTCCGATCAGAAGATGAAGCATGGCCGTATTCCCCACGATCACGGCCTCGTAGATCCGGTTCCGCCGGATTTTCGCTTCACCCAGCACCTCGTCGATCAGACCGTTGATCGCCTTTGCCACGAGGCTCTGCAGTCGGCGGCGGTGGCTTCGGCTCTGTCCCGCGTACTGGATCCTTGAGATGACGTCCTCCCCGTACACCCTCTGGGGATTGACGGAACTTGCCACGGCCTCCACCGTGCCACTGCGGAGGTCAACCAATTTGACGACGATCGTGGTAGTACCCAGATCGATCGCCAGACCGTAGGCCTGGCCGGTTGTGTCACCCTTTTCGAAATCGACGATCCGCCCCTCCACGGCCACCAGAGTGCCGGCGTATCCCCACTCCCGCAGGCGGCCCGGAAGCTCACGGAGAAGCCCGAGGTCCTCATTCTGCCACGGAAGATCCCCTCCGGCAGCGGCCATGAGATCTTCCCGATCCGCAGGGTTTCCCTCGAGGGTGGGGGCGGGAAGCCGTAGGTAACGCTTCTCGACAGCGGGCTGCCGCTCAACGGTTCGGGTGATTCCGCGGGTGAGGATCGGGCCCCCGTCCCTTCCGGAGTCGACGGTCACGACGACGTCGCCGCGGGGGCGGGTCTGGCAGGCCAGGCGCACCCCTTGCCCGAGAGCGTTTTCGGACAGGAATCTGCGCTCCACCGCCGTCGGCGCACTCACCTTTCCCTGCACAGAGACGCGGCATTTGCCACACGTGCCGGCGCCTCCACAGACGGCGGGAAGCGAAACGCCGGCTTTCTGCGCAGCCTCGAGCAAAGTGGCATCACCCGGACAGTGGCAGCGCAGCCCTGAGGGTTCGAAACGCACAGTGATCATTGGCCGGGTCCTGCTCCCAGGCGAACGCACAGCCAGAGCTCCTGTCTCCCCTCGCGATGGGAGGAGGTTCCTGCACCCCGGCAGGTGCCATCGAAGCCGCACCGGAGCGATTGGGAAGGCGAGGGGCCCAAGCCACTCATCACGCGGTCCCGCCTTCAAGCCGTAGACGCCTTTTCTGCTTCACCGCCGCGGGTGTTGCTTTGCACCCTGGAACTGCGCCGATTCTTGTCCCGAGCCTCGACCAGAGCCTGGTACGCCGGCCAGAAGACATCCAGGGCACCCAGCAGGAACTCATCGCCCCGCCCATGGAAATCCGAGCCCCCGGTTTCCAGGAGACCGTGGTCCCGGGCGATCTTGCGAATCCATTCCACGTTTTCGGCTGAGTGGCGTGGGTGGACTGCCTCGAGTCCGTCGATGCCGAGCTCGATGGCGCGCAGAACCTCCTCTCGGCTCAGGCCATCGCCCGGATGCGCCAGAACGGCCAGTCCCCCAGCGCGATGGATCAGCTCAACGGCGTCGGCCGGTGAGAGTTTGCGTTTCGGCACGTAGGCAGGCCTGCCGTCCCCCAGGTACCGCTCAAAAGCCTCGGCGATCGAGGAGACGTAGCCGTGCTGCAGGAGGGCATCGGCAATGTGGGGGCGGCCCAGGGCCCCGGAGCCCACACGCTGCACAAGCTCGGCAAAGTCCAGGTGGATTCCCAGTTCGGCCAGCCGCTGGACCATTCGGCGTCCGCGCTGCAGGCGCTCCTCATGGTACCAGTGCACATAGTCCCGAATTTCCGGATGCCTGGGGTCCACGAAGAAGCCGAGCATGTGGACGTCCAGGCTCCCCCCCTCACAGCTGATCTCGATTCCGGGCACTACTTCGATCCCCACGGCCTTGCCCGCGCGCAAAGCCTCCTCGATGCCCCCGACCTCATCGTGATCCGTTAGGGCAATGGCTCGGAGCCCCGCAGCAGCGGCCTTGCGAACCAGTTCCGCCGGACCGAAGAGCCCATCCGAAACACTGGAGTGGAGATGGAGATCGACCCGTTTTTCGTCCTGTCCCATCGATTGTCGCTTGGTCTGTTGCAAAGTCTGTTTCCGCGTGCAGACCTGCTCAGCACGGCCCTTCCCGGCGGCCTATGCTCATCGGCGGACGGCCGGCGGGCTTCAGATTCGCGGCAAGGTCACGCCCTGCTGGCGCTGGTACTTGCCTTTCTTGTCGGCGTAGGATCGCTGGCAGGGTTCATCGCTCTCAAAAAACAGGATCTGGGCGATCCCTTCGAACGCGTAGATCTTAGCGGGCAGAGGGGTTGTGTTCGAAATCTCCAAGGTCACATGGCCCTCCCAGCCGGGCTCCAGAGGCGTGACGTTGGTAATGATCCCACAGCGCGCGTACGTGGATTTCCCCACGCAGATGGTCATCACGTTCCGGGGAATGCGGAAGTACTCCACCGTGCGCCCGAGCGCGAACGAGTTGGGTGGAATAATGCAAACTTCCCCTTTGAAGTCGACGAGGCTCCGGGTGTCGAAATTCTTGGGGTCGACGATCGTGGTATTGATGTTGGTGAAGATCTTGAACTCGTCGGCGATGCGCACATCGTAGCCGTACGAGGAAAGGCCGTACGAAATCACGCCCTCGCTGATTTGCTCCTCTACGAACGGTTCGATCATTCCGAATTCCAGAGCCATCCTGCGGATCCAGCGATCGGACTTGATCGACATTCTGACCTCCTTCGCAACGCGGAAGTCCCCCTCTCCGCCGTCGGCGTCTTTAAGCGAGGGGGCGTCCGCACTGGGGTTCGGCTTCGGATACGCTCCGGGACAGGCCGGACGGACAGACCCCGTTGGCGCCGCGAGGACCACGCCTCGTCGGTGAAAGAC is a genomic window of candidate division KSB1 bacterium containing:
- a CDS encoding PHP domain-containing protein, with product MGQDEKRVDLHLHSSVSDGLFGPAELVRKAAAAGLRAIALTDHDEVGGIEEALRAGKAVGIEVVPGIEISCEGGSLDVHMLGFFVDPRHPEIRDYVHWYHEERLQRGRRMVQRLAELGIHLDFAELVQRVGSGALGRPHIADALLQHGYVSSIAEAFERYLGDGRPAYVPKRKLSPADAVELIHRAGGLAVLAHPGDGLSREEVLRAIELGIDGLEAVHPRHSAENVEWIRKIARDHGLLETGGSDFHGRGDEFLLGALDVFWPAYQALVEARDKNRRSSRVQSNTRGGEAEKASTA
- a CDS encoding ASKHA domain-containing protein is translated as MITVRFEPSGLRCHCPGDATLLEAAQKAGVSLPAVCGGAGTCGKCRVSVQGKVSAPTAVERRFLSENALGQGVRLACQTRPRGDVVVTVDSGRDGGPILTRGITRTVERQPAVEKRYLRLPAPTLEGNPADREDLMAAAGGDLPWQNEDLGLLRELPGRLREWGYAGTLVAVEGRIVDFEKGDTTGQAYGLAIDLGTTTIVVKLVDLRSGTVEAVASSVNPQRVYGEDVISRIQYAGQSRSHRRRLQSLVAKAINGLIDEVLGEAKIRRNRIYEAVIVGNTAMLHLLIGVDARFLAQYPYVPAFRAALRLDARELGLRIHPRGRVYLLPAIGRFVGGDTTGVILATDLLRRECLTLAIDIGTNGEIVLGRRGWGIACSTAAGPAFEGATIVHGMRAEKGAIDALWLDNGELKFHVIGEVQPRGICGSACIDLVAVLLSVGAIEPSGRMLPPEDLPPDVPANLRERVRRGERGVEFVLAEVEGRTITFTSSDVRQVQLAKGAIATGMQLLLRRAGVGIADVDQILVAGGFGNYIRPENAIRIGLLPPVDPGKIRFVGNAALTGAEMALLSRKAREEASSAAAQVEYVEIAAEPEFQDLFAENMFFPSRDLALGIWKPSNRRTGPLEEWEE
- the dcd gene encoding dCTP deaminase produces the protein MSIKSDRWIRRMALEFGMIEPFVEEQISEGVISYGLSSYGYDVRIADEFKIFTNINTTIVDPKNFDTRSLVDFKGEVCIIPPNSFALGRTVEYFRIPRNVMTICVGKSTYARCGIITNVTPLEPGWEGHVTLEISNTTPLPAKIYAFEGIAQILFFESDEPCQRSYADKKGKYQRQQGVTLPRI